The Magnetospirillum sp. XM-1 genomic interval GGACTGGGCTTCGTAGGCGGCGCGTTCGGCCTGGGCCTGCGGGCTGTTGTCCATGATGGAGAACAGCCAGGAGAAGAAGAAGGCCGCCGGCACCGAGAACAGGGCCGGATAGGCGAAGGGGAAGATCTCGGCCTTGAAGCCGAAGCTCTGCACCCACACGGCCTTGGACAGAACCACCATGATCACCGACATCAACAGGCCGACCATGCCGCCGAGAACGGCGCCACGGGTGGTCAAGCCGCCCCAGAACATGGACAGCACCAGCACCGGGAAGTTGGCCGAGGCCGCGACCGAGAAGGTGAGCGCCACGATAAACGCCACGTTCTGCTTCTCGAAGACCAGGCCCAGCAGCACGGCGACGACGCCGAGAGCGATGGACGAGATCTTGGAGACGGTCACTTCCTTACCCTCGGTGGCCTGGCCGTGCATGATGACGCTGGCGTACAGGTCGTGCGAAATCGCCGACGCGCCCGCGAGCGTCAGGCCCGACACCACCGCGAGGATGGTGGCGAAGGCCACGGCCGAGATGAAGCCGAGGAACATGTCGCCGCCGATGGCGTGGGCCAGCCAGATGGCGGCCATGTTGTTGCCGCCCTTCAGGTCCAGGGCGCCGACGCCCTTGGTCAGGTACTCGGGATTGGTAGCCACCAGGGTGATGGCGCCGAAACCGATGATGAAGGTCAGGATGTAGAAGTAGCCGATGAAACCGGTGGCGTAGAACACCGACTTCCTCGCCTCGCGCGCATCGGGAACGGTGAAGAAGCGCATGAGGATGTGGGGCAGGCCGGCGGTGCCGAACATCAGCGCCATGCCCAGCGAGATGGCGTCCACCGGATTGGTCACCAGGGCGCCGGGCGACATGATGGCAACCTTCTTGGGATGCACCTCGATGGCCTTGACGAACAGCTTCTCGAACGAGAAGCCGAAATGGCTCATCACGCCGAAGGCGATGAAGGTGGCGCCGCCCAGCAGCAGGCAGGCCTTGATGATCTGCACCCAGGTGGTGGCGACCATGCCGCCGAAGGTGACGTAGACCATCATCAGCGCGCCGACGATGATGACGGCGTACAGGTAGTCGAGACCGAACAGCAGCTTGATCAGCTGGCCGGCACCGACCATCTGGCCGATCAGGTAGAAGATCACGACGATCAGCGAGCCGGTGGCCGCGAAGGTGCGGATCGGCGTACGGGCAAGGCGATAGCCGCACACGTCGGCGAAGGTGTACTTGCCCAGGTTGCGCAGGCGCTCGGCGATCAGGAACAGGATGATCGGCCAACCGACCAGCCAGCCCACCGAGAAGATCAGGCCGTCATAGCCCGAACCGTACACCAGCGCGGAAATGCCCAGGAACGAAGCGGCCGACATGTAGTCGCCCGCGATGGCCAGGCCGTTCTGGAAGCCGGTGATGCCGCCGCCGGCGGCGTAGAAGTCGGCGGCGGTCTTGGTGCGGCCCGCGGCCCAGTAGGTGATGCCCAGCGTCATCCCCACGAAGATCACGAACATGACGATGGCATGCCAGTTGGTGGCCTGCTTCTCGGCGCCGCCCATGTCGGCGCCGGCCGCCAGGGCGGCGGTGGCCAGGAGCGCCGTGCCGCCGAAGGCGAGCGCGGACGCGATTGCGGTCTTGGTCGTCTTCATCAGCGGGATTCCTCGATGATCTGGCGGTTCATTTCGTCGAACTCGCCATTGGCGCGATAGACGTAGATGCCGGTCAGCACGATGGCCGACAGGATGACGCCCACGCCGATGGGAAAGCCGATGGTCATCACCCCGGCAGCCGACATCAGGGTGCCGAGCCACGCCTTGTTGAAGGCGATGATCATGATGAAGCCGAAATAGATGGTGAGCATGATCACCGACAGCGTCCACGCAAAGGCGTTACGCTTGGCGACCAGCTCCTTGAACTTCGGATTGTTCCGAATGTGCTCGGCACTCGCGAGATTCGCGGCCGATGGCTTGCCATGTGAACTCATTAATGCTCCTCCCCTGACGTTGCATGGGTTGCCGCCGAGATTACGGTCGGCATTGTTGGACGCCCCGTCCCCGTCGAACGGACGGGGCGAAACTCTTCAACGACAACGTACAGGAGGAAGATTGCGCCGAGATGACGACAGGATTAACTCGGGCAGGGCAAAGGGTAGGACATCACCCCACCCACTCGTATATTTCGTCCTGGCGAATATGGCAGTGGCAGCCGGCGGCGCAGGAGCCCGCATCCACCTGCCGGACGCGGTCCTTGGCGATCCAATGGCCGAGCATCTGCCGGACGGTATCGGGCGAAGTGTCGAAATGGGTGGCGATCTCGCTCAAGCCCGCCCGGTGACGCTCCATCAGATAGGCCTTCACCTCCACCAGGGTCATGGGCGCGCTCCCGAAAGCGCGGCCAGCCGCCGCTCCCGCCCGCGCGCCACCAGCCACATCAGCCCGGCCGCCGACAGCGGCGCCATGGCGCAGGCGGCCAGCCATCCCAGCGACAGGGCCGGATGGGCGGCGAAGGTGGCGGCCTGATAGGTCGCCACCGAGGCCGAGTAGCCCAGCAGCGACGTCCAGCCGACGGCAAAGGCCGTCCAGCCGCCGCCCGCCTCCTGGCGGATGGCGCCGAGCGACGCGACGCAGGGCGTGTAGAGCAGGATCAGCACCATGTAGGCCAGCGCCCCGGCCATGCCGTCGAAGCGGGTGACCATGGCGCCGAACACGCTGTCCTTGACCTTCAGCTCGGCGGCGGCCTCGGCGGACGAGCCGGTGAAGGACAAATCGAGGCCCAGGGGATCGCCCACCAACTGGGCCAGCCTGGAGAGTTTCTGCGGCACCGTCGCCGCCGCCGCCGCCAGCTTGTCGCCGATGCCGGCCTTGGCCTCTTCCAGCGCCACACCGCCGTCCTCGGCGCCGACCTGGGTGTAGAGCGCGTTCAAGGTGCCGACCACCGCTTCCTTGGCGAACACCCCGGTGAACAGCCCCACCGCCGCCGGCCAGTTGTCGTCGGTCAGGCCGATGGGCCGGAAGATGGGAGTGATGGCGCGGCTGACGGCGGCCAGCACCGAATCCCGGCTGTTTTCCTTGCCGAAGCTGAGATCGGTGCCCAGCGCGTTCAAGACGCTCAGCACGGTGACCAGCGGCACGATGAACTGCCCGGCGCGGAAGATGAACTCGGAGAGGCGCTGCCAGGCCTGCAGCATGACGGTGCGCGCCGTGGGCAGGTGGTAGGGCGGCAGTTCCAGCACGAAGGGCGAGGCCTCGCCCCGCAGCAGGGTGGCCTTCAGCACCAGGCCGGTGCCGACCGCGAAAACGATGCCCACCAGATAGAGGGAGAAGACCACGTTCTGGCCGCTCTCGGCGAAGAAGGCGGCGGCGAACAGGGCATAGACCGGCAGCCGCGCCCCGCAGGACATGAAGGGCGCCATCATGATGGTCAGCACCCGGTCGCGGCGGCTTTCCAGGGTACGGGTGGCCATGATGGCCGGCACATTGCAGCCGAAGCCGACGATGAGGGGCACGAAGGATTTGCCGGGCAGCCCGATGGCCCGCATGGCGCGATCCATGACGAAGGCGGCGCGTGCCATGTAGCCCGAATCCTCCAGGAACGACAGGAACAGGAACAGCGAGCCGATGATGGGCACGAAGGTGGCCACCGTCTTGATGCCGCCGCCGATGCCGCCCGACACCACGGCCACCAGCCATTCGGGCGCGCCGACGGCTCCCAGGACCAGGGCGCTGCCGTCGATGACCAGGGCCTCGGCGGCCATGCCGAAGAAGTCGATGAAGGCGCCCCCCACCTTGATGGTGAACAGGAACATCAGGTACATGGCGGCCAGGAAGACCGGCACGCCGAGGAAGCGGTTGAGCACCACCTTGTCGATGCGCCGGGTCATGGCCAGCGACACCTTGTGGGTCTGCTGCACCGCGGCCTGCATCACCGTGCCGATGAAGGTGTAGCGCCCATCGGCGATGATGATGTCCGCCTCCTCGCCGCATCGCGTCTCGATCTCGGCACGGTGGGCGTCGATCTCCGCGTCCAGCCGCCCCTGGGCCAGGGCGTCGGCGAAGCTGTCGCCCTCGATCAGCTTCAGCGCCGCCCAGCCGGAATCCACCTTGGCACGCGCCGCCGCCTCGGCCAGACGGGGGGCCAGGGCGTCGCGCGCGGCCGCCACCGCTCCGGCATGATCGGGCTGGACCTCGGGAACGCGGCGGGCCCGGCAGGCGGCGGCGATGGCCGCCTTCAGATCGTCCACCCCCTTGCGCCGGCTGGCCACCAGCGGCACCACGGGACAGTCGAGGACGCGGGACAGGGCGTCGGTGTCGATATGGATGCCGCTCTTCTCCGCCAGGTCCATCATGTTGACGGCCACCACCAGCGGAACCCGCATCTCCAGCAGTTGGGCGGTGAGGTAAAGGTTCCGTTCCAGGTTGTAGGCGTCGACGATGTTGACCACCACCTCCGGCTCGCCGGACAGGATGTAGTCGCGCGACACCCTCTCGTCCTCGGAGCCCTTGGAGATGCCGCCGATCATGTAGATGCCGGGCAGGTCCACCAGGTCGTAATCCTGGCCGTCGCGGCGGTAGGTCCCGACCTTCTTCTCGACGGTGACACCGGGCCAGTTGCCCACTTGCTGGGTCGAGCCGGTCAGGATGTTGAACAGCGTCGTCTTGCCGCAATTGGGATTGCCGACGACGGCGACCACATGGGCCATGATCAGGCCCTGACCGCCTTCAGGATGGCAGCCTCGTCCTTGCGGAGCGTCAGGGTGAAGTTGCGCACGGTGATCTCCACCGGATCGCCCAGCGGCGCCACCCGGGTCACCGAGAACACCGCGCCGGGCGTCAGCCCCATGGCCAGAAGCCGCTGGCGGTAGTCCCGCTCGCCCTTGGCGAAGCCCACCACGCGGGCCGTGTCACCGGGCTTCATCTCCTGCAGCGAAACGTCCATGGCCTTTTGCCTCGCAACCACAGATGCAAGCGCATCGCATCTTCATTCTCAGGCATAGACCATTAGAAAAATATGGTCAAGGGTAGAGAAGACAGGTCAGCCCCGCCGTTGGGCCAGGATGGACCGGCGATGGCTGGCGTGGCCGATGTTTCCGGGCAGGGGCGAGGCGTCGAACCCGGCCTCGTTCAGCCGCGCCACGATTTCCTCGATGGTGTAGGAGGACAGGCCCAGGGTCTTGCGCCGCTGGTGGTAATTGGAATTGAAGGTGCGCAGCAATCCCCTCACCGCCTCGACGAAGAACGCCTCGCGCCAGGCGAACCTCAACAGGGCGAGGACGTCGCCGGTGACGCTGTTGCTCGGGCTGAGGATGTCGCCGATGATCAGCTTGCCCCCCGGCTTGAGCACCCGGTGCAATTGCGCCAGCAGGGCGGGCAGGTCTTCACGCGGCAGGTACTGGATCACCGAGATGAGCAGCACCACGTCGCAGGTCCCGTCCAGGACGGACAGGTCGTCGGGCACCGCGATGCCGTCCAGATGGGAATAACGCTGGCGCAGCCTGGGCCGCCGCCCGCCGGCGGCGTCATAGAGGAACACCGAGCCCCCCCTGGCGACGATGTCGGGGGCCATCAGCGCCTCGCCGCAGCCGAAATCCAGCAGGGTGAACGGGGCACAGGGAAGCAGCGGGGCTATTCCCGCAAACAACTCCCTGTAATGGGCCTCGAGATGACGGACCCCCGTATAAACCGAGACATCGCCGTCCCAGTAATCGATCCAGCCGCTCTTGTGGTTCATTCATGCCCCCAACTTCCCAACGATCTTGGCGGGAAAGACCACCCCCGCGCAAGGGGAAGCTCGCAATAAAGGATGCATTTCCCATCAGGCCCCGTACACTGGTCATGGTGAAGAATTGATCAGGAGACGACACGGTGCGAGTGCTGATCGAAACCGACCCGCAAGCCGTCGCCCTGCGCGCCGCCGCCCTGGTGGAGGGGCTGGTCCGGTCCAAGGCCGGTTGCGTCATCGGCCTGGCGGCCGGCGCGACGCCGCTTGCCCTCTACGCCGAACTGACCGACCGGCGGCGAAGCCTCGATTTCTCGCGCGCCACGGTTTTCGGGCTGGATGAATATCTCGGCCTGGACGGCGCCCACCCCGCCAGTTGCGCCCTGACGCTTCGCGCCCATTTCATCGACAAGGCCGGCATATCGCCGGCGCGGACCCATCTGCTGGACGGCATGGCCCAGGGCGATCTCGCAGCCTATTGCGCCGCCTACGAGGAGCGCATCCGGGCCGCCGGCGGACTGGACCTGCAGATCCTCGGCCTGGGGGTCAACGGCCATATCGGCTTCAACGAGCCCGGTTGCGGCCTGGCCGGGCGCACCCGCCTGGTGGGCCTGCGCCGCAGCACGCGGGCGACCAACGCCCCCATCTTCGCCCCCGCCCCGGTGCCCGAGGCGGCCCTGACCACCGGAATCGGCACCATTCTCGAGGCACGCCGCATCATCTTGCTGGCCACCGGCCCGTCCAAGGCTGACGCCGTGGCCAAGATGGTCGAGGGGCCCGTCTCCGCCCTGGTCCCGGCCTCGGCCCTGCAACTCCACCCGGATGCCGTGGTGGTGCTGGACGAGGCGGCGGCGGCAGGATTGGCGCTGGCCAGGGACTATCGGGACGAAGCCGCCATCTGCTTGGAAAGAGGCGGAATCGCCGCCATCTGAGAATCAAGAATGACCTGGGAGGGTCGAACCATGA includes:
- a CDS encoding glucosamine-6-phosphate deaminase, with translation MRVLIETDPQAVALRAAALVEGLVRSKAGCVIGLAAGATPLALYAELTDRRRSLDFSRATVFGLDEYLGLDGAHPASCALTLRAHFIDKAGISPARTHLLDGMAQGDLAAYCAAYEERIRAAGGLDLQILGLGVNGHIGFNEPGCGLAGRTRLVGLRRSTRATNAPIFAPAPVPEAALTTGIGTILEARRIILLATGPSKADAVAKMVEGPVSALVPASALQLHPDAVVVLDEAAAAGLALARDYRDEAAICLERGGIAAI
- a CDS encoding FeoA family protein; this encodes MDVSLQEMKPGDTARVVGFAKGERDYRQRLLAMGLTPGAVFSVTRVAPLGDPVEITVRNFTLTLRKDEAAILKAVRA
- a CDS encoding class I SAM-dependent methyltransferase, whose product is MNHKSGWIDYWDGDVSVYTGVRHLEAHYRELFAGIAPLLPCAPFTLLDFGCGEALMAPDIVARGGSVFLYDAAGGRRPRLRQRYSHLDGIAVPDDLSVLDGTCDVVLLISVIQYLPREDLPALLAQLHRVLKPGGKLIIGDILSPSNSVTGDVLALLRFAWREAFFVEAVRGLLRTFNSNYHQRRKTLGLSSYTIEEIVARLNEAGFDASPLPGNIGHASHRRSILAQRRG
- the feoB gene encoding Fe(2+) transporter permease subunit FeoB is translated as MAHVVAVVGNPNCGKTTLFNILTGSTQQVGNWPGVTVEKKVGTYRRDGQDYDLVDLPGIYMIGGISKGSEDERVSRDYILSGEPEVVVNIVDAYNLERNLYLTAQLLEMRVPLVVAVNMMDLAEKSGIHIDTDALSRVLDCPVVPLVASRRKGVDDLKAAIAAACRARRVPEVQPDHAGAVAAARDALAPRLAEAAARAKVDSGWAALKLIEGDSFADALAQGRLDAEIDAHRAEIETRCGEEADIIIADGRYTFIGTVMQAAVQQTHKVSLAMTRRIDKVVLNRFLGVPVFLAAMYLMFLFTIKVGGAFIDFFGMAAEALVIDGSALVLGAVGAPEWLVAVVSGGIGGGIKTVATFVPIIGSLFLFLSFLEDSGYMARAAFVMDRAMRAIGLPGKSFVPLIVGFGCNVPAIMATRTLESRRDRVLTIMMAPFMSCGARLPVYALFAAAFFAESGQNVVFSLYLVGIVFAVGTGLVLKATLLRGEASPFVLELPPYHLPTARTVMLQAWQRLSEFIFRAGQFIVPLVTVLSVLNALGTDLSFGKENSRDSVLAAVSRAITPIFRPIGLTDDNWPAAVGLFTGVFAKEAVVGTLNALYTQVGAEDGGVALEEAKAGIGDKLAAAAATVPQKLSRLAQLVGDPLGLDLSFTGSSAEAAAELKVKDSVFGAMVTRFDGMAGALAYMVLILLYTPCVASLGAIRQEAGGGWTAFAVGWTSLLGYSASVATYQAATFAAHPALSLGWLAACAMAPLSAAGLMWLVARGRERRLAALSGARP
- a CDS encoding FeoC-like transcriptional regulator codes for the protein MTLVEVKAYLMERHRAGLSEIATHFDTSPDTVRQMLGHWIAKDRVRQVDAGSCAAGCHCHIRQDEIYEWVG
- a CDS encoding cation acetate symporter encodes the protein MKTTKTAIASALAFGGTALLATAALAAGADMGGAEKQATNWHAIVMFVIFVGMTLGITYWAAGRTKTAADFYAAGGGITGFQNGLAIAGDYMSAASFLGISALVYGSGYDGLIFSVGWLVGWPIILFLIAERLRNLGKYTFADVCGYRLARTPIRTFAATGSLIVVIFYLIGQMVGAGQLIKLLFGLDYLYAVIIVGALMMVYVTFGGMVATTWVQIIKACLLLGGATFIAFGVMSHFGFSFEKLFVKAIEVHPKKVAIMSPGALVTNPVDAISLGMALMFGTAGLPHILMRFFTVPDAREARKSVFYATGFIGYFYILTFIIGFGAITLVATNPEYLTKGVGALDLKGGNNMAAIWLAHAIGGDMFLGFISAVAFATILAVVSGLTLAGASAISHDLYASVIMHGQATEGKEVTVSKISSIALGVVAVLLGLVFEKQNVAFIVALTFSVAASANFPVLVLSMFWGGLTTRGAVLGGMVGLLMSVIMVVLSKAVWVQSFGFKAEIFPFAYPALFSVPAAFFFSWLFSIMDNSPQAQAERAAYEAQSIRSETGLGAEGAASH
- a CDS encoding DUF485 domain-containing protein, translated to MSSHGKPSAANLASAEHIRNNPKFKELVAKRNAFAWTLSVIMLTIYFGFIMIIAFNKAWLGTLMSAAGVMTIGFPIGVGVILSAIVLTGIYVYRANGEFDEMNRQIIEESR